A single genomic interval of Desulfobacterales bacterium harbors:
- a CDS encoding TRAP transporter large permease gives MNPTLAGILGVFIMLVLIMTRMPVAYVMTLVGWGGFSLMISTKGGLTLLSRSIYETFSSYGLTTIPLFILMGQFAFNSGIGSRLYDTANKFFGSTRGGLAIATVTACTAFGAVCGSSPATAATMATVGLPEMRRYNYADELGAGTVASGGGLGMIMPPSVVLIVYGILTGESIGALFVAGILPALLITALFILTVYIQCRLKPELGPKGKSYSIAEKLKALAGLGDTALVFILVIGGLFAGLFTPTEAAAVGAFGVLAISVVRRRLSGAAFVKALYETLRTSCMVMFLIAGATVFGKFLAVTRIPFDLAQWVGGLDLPAVLILGVIILIYFLGGCIMDSLALVMLTIPIFFPVVVEQLGYNAIWFGIIIVMVTEMGVITPPVGINVYVVYGVSKTVIPGGIALETIFKGIFPFLLAVLVGTLLMVIFPKIITWLPELMY, from the coding sequence ATGAATCCCACCCTGGCGGGTATTCTTGGTGTTTTCATCATGCTGGTGCTCATTATGACGCGTATGCCCGTGGCATATGTGATGACGTTGGTGGGGTGGGGTGGATTCAGCTTGATGATTTCCACGAAAGGCGGGTTAACTCTCTTATCTAGAAGTATTTATGAAACTTTTTCCTCATACGGATTGACCACGATTCCCCTATTTATTCTCATGGGGCAATTCGCATTTAACAGTGGCATCGGCAGTCGGCTGTATGATACCGCCAATAAATTTTTCGGCAGCACCCGGGGAGGGTTAGCCATCGCGACCGTCACGGCCTGCACGGCATTTGGCGCTGTCTGCGGATCGAGCCCTGCCACAGCCGCCACCATGGCCACCGTTGGTCTGCCTGAAATGCGGCGATACAACTATGCGGATGAATTGGGGGCCGGAACGGTTGCGTCGGGCGGCGGGTTAGGAATGATCATGCCGCCCAGCGTGGTATTGATTGTCTACGGTATTTTGACGGGGGAGTCCATCGGCGCACTCTTCGTGGCCGGTATTCTTCCAGCCCTGCTCATCACCGCCTTGTTTATTTTAACCGTTTATATTCAATGCCGCCTGAAACCCGAACTCGGGCCAAAGGGAAAATCATATTCTATCGCTGAAAAACTTAAAGCCCTTGCCGGATTAGGGGATACGGCGCTTGTGTTCATTCTGGTTATCGGCGGTCTTTTTGCCGGGCTTTTTACCCCTACCGAAGCTGCGGCGGTGGGTGCCTTCGGGGTGTTAGCCATATCCGTGGTTCGCCGTAGACTTTCAGGTGCCGCTTTCGTCAAAGCGCTCTACGAAACGCTTCGCACATCCTGCATGGTCATGTTTCTGATCGCTGGAGCCACCGTTTTCGGCAAATTCCTTGCCGTGACACGAATCCCTTTTGATCTGGCGCAATGGGTAGGTGGACTTGACTTGCCGGCAGTGTTAATTCTGGGTGTCATTATTTTAATTTATTTTCTCGGCGGTTGTATAATGGACTCCCTGGCACTGGTCATGCTCACCATTCCGATTTTTTTTCCGGTGGTCGTTGAACAGCTGGGTTATAATGCGATATGGTTTGGAATCATCATTGTGATGGTGACGGAGATGGGGGTTATTACCCCACCGGTCGGTATCAATGTATACGTGGTTTACGGTGTGTCAAAAACCGTTATCCCCGGTGGTATCGCGTTGGAAACAATTTTCAAGGGAATCTTTCCCTTCCTTCTTGCTGTGCTTGTCGGCACGCTCTTGATGGTTATTTTCCCGAAAATCATTACCTGGTTGCCCGAACTGATGTACTGA